The DNA window TATTTAACCTCAAATACACTATAGATAAGTTCACTTATTTCGCTTTCAAGGTGATGGGGTTGCCTTCAATGCCTGCGTAAAACACCATGATTTCTGCAGCTTCTTCACCAATGCTGCGGCCAAAGTGCCATGTGTCGATTACTTCAACGATAGGGTCTCCTGGATTTAAAATCAGCACTTCACCACTTTTTTTCTCAACGTGTAGTTTTCCTTTCAACAGCACACCTGCATTGATCACTGGATGTTGATGAAGTGGCAGTGTCGCTCCTGCTGCAATGGTGAACTTCAATATCTGAATTTCAGGTTGACCCTGTGGATAAGCAGGGAGTACTGTGCCATCCCAACTGTGTGTGGACTTAACAATTTCAGTAACCTGTATGGGCGCTTCGGCTAAACACAATGGAGACAACAACATTGCACTTAAGATAGCGACAAGCCCCGTTGTGGCGGTTAGGTCGTTCATTGGATTTGCCCTCCTTGATTTGAAATGACCACGACAGTGTACGTTAAAAAATCAGATGATTCATTGCGTTACTACAGATAACTTTGTTAGCCTGCGCTTAGCAACGATTTTAAATTACTCTTGATGATTTCATTATCCTCCGACCAAATTGTCGACCTTTTCTTTCGATTTGCAGCTGTTGGGCAGTTATTCGTTCTTGTTATACTCGCGTTTAAACAGACAAGCGTATTGCAGCGATGCGCTCAAAGTTTGTTAATCGTGACCGCGATTTCCTATCTTTTACTGACAGCCCCAATTGCAGACCATCACTACGGACTTTTTCGACGTCCACTGTTACTTTTTACGGATTTAAGTGCTACGGCAATTTTGCTATTCGCTTACACGCAGCTAAAACCCGACCTTCCCTTTTCTCGTTATCCTAAATGGGCAACTTGGACGCTCGTTTTCTGGTCTATTTTGATGTGCTATTTCTTTCTATTCACGACCGCAAACCACCCACTGCATGACATAAATCACGCGGTCGGTTTGATTCTATTGATAAGCACCCTATTTTTGGGGATATCAGGTTACCAAGATGATTTAATCGATGCTCGCAGAAAGTTTCGGCTTATGCTAGTCCTAGGCTGCGCACTATATATGGGGATCTTAACCGTTTTCGAATTATCGATTAGTAGTATTAAAGATCATTGGCTATTTAGCCTTTGCAACTCCGCCTGTGTACTTGCAGCCACCAGTTTTTCCGTATTATATAGAGTAAAGCGCACCGAAATTGCGGTCGAGTCGTCACAAGAAAAGGTCACATTCCCGCCCTGCCCCCCGCAAACAATCCGATACTATCAGCGCTCCAGACTTTAATGGAATCCGAGTTTTACACGCGTTCAAATCTTACGATTACGTTGCTTGCGGATGAACTTGGAGTACCACAACATCAACTCAGGCAGCTGATTAATCAATCGTTGGGATATAGCAACTTTTCCCATTTCCTAAATAGCTATCGGATCCCTGCTATTTGCGCTCAATTACAAGACCCGAAATTTAAACAGACACCTATTCTAACGTTAGCCCTAAACATGGGATACGGTTCCATTGCGTCGTTCAATCGAGCGTT is part of the Pseudoalteromonas xiamenensis genome and encodes:
- a CDS encoding cupin domain-containing protein, coding for MNDLTATTGLVAILSAMLLSPLCLAEAPIQVTEIVKSTHSWDGTVLPAYPQGQPEIQILKFTIAAGATLPLHQHPVINAGVLLKGKLHVEKKSGEVLILNPGDPIVEVIDTWHFGRSIGEEAAEIMVFYAGIEGNPITLKAK
- a CDS encoding helix-turn-helix domain-containing protein → MESEFYTRSNLTITLLADELGVPQHQLRQLINQSLGYSNFSHFLNSYRIPAICAQLQDPKFKQTPILTLALNMGYGSIASFNRAFKQQMKITPTEFRDQF